The sequence AGGCGTGATTCCACTGGAAGTCCAAATTCGAACAAAGGAGATGCATTTGCAGGCTGAGTTTGGATTTGCAGCTCATTGGAGATACAAGGAAGGTGACTGTAAGCACCCCTCATTTGTGCTTCAAATGGTTGAGTGGGCCAGATGGGTGGTCACTTGGCAGTGCGAGGCAATGAACAGAGACAGGTCCTCCGTTGGCTGTGACGATTCAATCAAGCCGCCATGCACGTTTCCTACCCATTCTGATGACTGTCCATATTCTTACAAGCCCCACTGTGGTCAAGACGGGCCGGTGTTTGTCATCATGCTAGAGAATGATAAGGTTTGTTCTAGGAAACTTCCTATTAATTTTGTACGAATATGTTTAATTGGTTTGTAGCTGGATTTAATAATTTAGCTGTATATGAGGTGGGTCTTTATGGGACTTTTTAACTTTCATACGGCAATGACCTTAAAATTTGTCTATGGATGAtagtcttgaactgatgttctGCACCATTGTAATTTCACATTTGAAATTGTGCATTAAGCATGGTGTCGTCAGTGTTGATAGACGCGTGTTATGCACCTTGTCGGGTGTCCATATGACACATAAAATCGGGATAAGCAAAATAATATGGCACACATTTAGCAATGGGGTAGGCACAAGTCTTGACGTAAATAAGTTTGTTTTGGGATTTTGTAAGGTTTTAATTGTAAGAAATGGCTGTATTTCCTGCTTATATCACAGAGACGTATTTGTTCATGTTGTATGCTTTTCATATTAATGttattaggaaagaaaaacaaGCAGGTACATATTTACAATGAGTCTGACCATGTACGTTATATTATTCCAGATGTCTGTGCAAGAGTATCCTGCAAACTCCACTGTTATGGATCTGCTGGAAAAAGCTGGGCGAGGGAGCTTGAGATGGACTCCGTACGGGTTCCCACTGAAGGAAGAACTGAGGCCGAGGCTGAACCATGCGCCAGTGAACGATCCTACATGCAAGCTGCAGATGGGGGATGTGGTGGAGCTGACTCCAGCTATTCCCGATAAGTCTTTGACAGAGTACAGAGAAGAGATTCAGCGCATGTACGACCGGGGCACAAGTGTATCGAGTGCAGGGCCTCCTGCTAACCGTATGGCGGGTTGGAGAAGTTGACCGGAATGCAGATTGTCCCGTTTATAGTTGTATCCAGTGACACTAAAGTCATTCTTGTATATAAAACAAAAGCATTTGTACGGAACAGCTACGTGGTTCTGTTATTCGATGACTAACCGAATTCAACAAGGTGTTAAAATTGCTTTTATCTATGAAGGTTCTCACATTGAATGCACTATTATCTTTCACGATACTCCCCCAACATTATGTTCTTGTAAGTTTCTGTATGGACTCAGGGTACTACCTTGCGACATGCTTGGCGTTTCGACTTCCTTTTGGTTCTATGGTGACATGTTGGCGAAATTCGCGTATCCCTTTACCGTATTGGCCAATTGGAGCACAAACCCGGTATTCGTGTACCTCATCATGTTTAAACAGAACAGAACAGAATATTCTTTTACAGTAAGAGAACAGAAGTCAACTGCAGAACATCTGTTTAGCAATTATCTTATGTTATAAGCGTTCAAATAACTGAAAATCGAAAGTATTGCAGAACATTCTTTTACAAGTATACATATCTAATACAAATCAGCATTTTGTTGTAAGCAAACACAATTACTACATCTCACACCTCTGCACTAAGATGAACCACTGTTTCTTCCCATCAGCTAGATCCTCACTTTGTGCGTTTAGTGAGGGGGAAGGATACCCTTTGGGGAGTGTTCTGCGGCACATCAGAGGGCTTCGGTTCTTGGGGTGGCTTTGGTTCAGAAGGCTCTTCATCCTCCTCCATTTCTTCCACTGCTTGGGTTGGTTGTTTCTTTGGGATTGCCAGTTGATAGTTCGGGCTGATCAATGTGTCTTGTTCAGGCGGCAATGCCACTCCAGGCCCGGCAATTGATTTCGGTAGTGggattttgtttctgtttctaGCCAACTCCAGTAAAACCTGATAATGGGCCAGCTTAATGTCAAACTCTCTACATGATGCTCGATAAAAAAAAGCGCACACTCATACACAAGCTGAAGAAAACTGTATTATGTTGACAAATCTTTGTTTGATGTTATAACATGTCATAGTAAATGTAGATGCATCTTCTCGGACTCTTTTATTAGCCGAACTCAGATTAACATGATCTCAGATTTAGCAGATGAAAAATAAAGGAAGTGATATAAATTACCTCTCTTGGCGGGGGTTGTGAAAAGCTAAAATTAACCTTGCTCTGAATAGCAAGCTTGACATCGTCACAATCAATTGCGGCTTTACCAGCATGTTCGGAGTAGACCTGTGCATCACTGAGCACATCAACAACATATCGATACCACAGCTCCAAGAATTGGTGAATAACACGAGGTTCATACTCCTCCACACCCATCGATTTTAGCAGCGTCTTCACAATCTTGGCGTCTCTGGGCAAGTCCTCATCTTCCCCTGCCATTTTCTGGTTCTGGGTACTTATTTTAGGCTCGCCTGGAGCAATGGGATGGGCTAAACCTCTAAACTACTGAACCTTTTTATTTTCCCTTCAAGACTCCAGTAAATGCGTCAAGGATAATAGACACTACAGAAAGAATGGGCTGCACATCGAGGGCACTAACAGAAATAAGAATTTAGAGGCAGTGATATTTTTTGGGGTCAAAAGAGGCAGTGATTGATGAATATGCAAATTTGGAGCATAATTAACACAAGAAGCATAGCAAACTAGAACAAATTTGAGGAAGTGATTGATGAATGTACAAATTTTGGGGCAAATTAACATTAAGAAGAAAACTAGCACAAATTCAAGGCAGTGATCGACGAACTTAcagattttgtggaaaattAACCCAATTAGCACACCAAACTGTCACAAATTTGTGGCAGTAATTGATGAATATCCAAAATATGGAGGTAGATAAGTAGCGAGCAGAAAGCGAAACAATGAAGGAGGTTGCTAGTAGAGCATATCAAATATGGTAGCAAAAAAAATACAACGTAAACACAATCAGAGTCAAAtgtaaagattaaaaaaaaaaaaaaaaaaggtcccaTAGAAAACCCATATTCTGATTCACACCCCAACTCAATCTCCACAGCTTACTGGAAATTTGCACATTTCAAAGAACACGAAAGGTTCGAATTTTATATTCTAATTTTGTCCACTGGACAAAAAgaaccctaaaccctatttaTTTCCACAATACAAAACCCATTCTGGTCGATGAAAATCAAGAACTTACCAATCGGAATTGTAGATTTGATGTCAGCTTTCGCCCTTAATGGAGGAACTGAGCCCTAAATCCTATATTAAGCTTACCCGGATCAAAAATTGAGGACccaaataaaagaaattgaaactTACACAGCTAATTTCATGATAAATCAAACATAACTAAGATGGAGAGAAAGAAAGTAGATAGCTCACCTCGTCTTGTTCCGAAGAGGGTGAGGTCTCTCTGAATTGGATTTGCGTGAGAGACAGATCGATGAGTTCGATTCCAGTAGCTAGGGCTTTGCTGATGGATGAGCgggagaagaaaaggaaaaggaagagagagagagagagagagggtgagtgAGTTTGGGAATTGGGCGTGGGTACTGGGTGGGTTATGGGGAAGAGTCCATGGTTCATTGCTCGTTTCTTATTGGGCTTAGATATGAATCAGGCCCAGCTACCTTTTAATCTGACGCGATACTGGAAGCCGTTTACTTTCTAGTTCATCCTCTAAATATCAACTATAACGAAGATCAGCCAAATTTTAAATCGTCTTACCGTTTGATTAATGTTGTCAAAATGTTACACTCTGTTCGGATGaggaaatttaaaattactacataattttaaaatgatggaaattcAAATGACGGAATTTTATTGTctaatttgtgaatttttttgtttggttaacctaagaacaatgaaatttgttatttttaagttCTCACCCTTAGAAATTTGGAaatgacacttatttacatggaatttaaacttgggaattggaggccccaaattccaagttttttttgtttccactcagaaattctaaatttctatgctTATGAATCCAAACGAGAGACTTGGTGCATACCAATTTATAATTTAtgacttttgtcaaaatttcaagtttatttccttcatccaaacatagtgttagggTTTAACCGAATAACATTTCATTGTTTAATTATTGGATAACCATTAGATATTAAAGGGTGAAATTCAAAATAGATGGTTCAAATCATTGTGTAACATTAAAGGGTGAAAAAAAGAATTAAGAAGTTTCATATGAGAACGTTGCTAGCAGCCTCTaaagatttattttttatttttggagaaTGAGTTTGGAAGTCACCTTATTTTTATATCTCGGGCTCGAGGCATAAGgcgtaggtcactgaagctcaagggaaaattttataggacggcaataaggccagcgatattgtatggcacagaatgttgggcggtgaagcatcaacacgtacacaaaatgggtgtagcggagataaggatgcttcgtgggatgcttcgtgggatgtgtgggcacacgagaaaggagaagattgtgaatgaggatatccgaggtaaagtaggagtagccgaagttgaaggaaagatgagagaaaatcagttacggtggtttggacatgtgcaaagaaggcctactgacgctccggttcgaagatgtgactacggaacagaggttcggggccgaaggggtagaggaagacctaggaaaactttggaagagaccctaagaaaagacttagagtacttggatctaacggaggacatgacacaaaaccgagcgcaatggcgttctaggattcatatagccgaccccacttagtgggaaaaggctttgttgttgttgttgttgttgtgggcTCGAGGCATAAGGCAAGCAACCCTTAGCCTCGATCATGAGGAAACGTTAGGGTCCCTTTGGTATCCTATTAAAAATTCATCatatctcaaaacatttctcgagaacaattttatttaagacccaaaaacttgtttggtataagattcaaaattatttttaaattttaacaattaaataggaaaaaaaatgtcaCCCTCCATCATTTCCCTGGTGGAATCGGCAACTTCTAAATCCAACTAgatagagaggagagagataaaGAGCGGAGAAAATCGAAAGAGGATCAGAGGtttgggaggagagagagagatgaaagatatgagagaaaaagagagtacagaaaatagggagaaagagcaaattttgatttaaaaactctaaaacctCAAAGTTTGGTGTTTATAAGAAATaagtcatatttttttttaagttgttctgaagttcaattttgaaaattgaaataccAAACAAGAATTTTGGACCTTGCACTCAAAAATTGTTTCTTAAGGTTTAACAAGTTGGATTTGTGTTGGATACAAAACAAGCCCTTACATACCCCAATGTTTTATACACATCGTCCTCTATACCTCCTGCCACATAACTAGTCAGAGAGATAAAAAAGGGACATATACATTGGGAGTTTCTTCAATCCCCAGCGAGCTTTAACTTAATCTTGTTTTACAGTTGACAACAATTTCATTTTATATGTAGCATGGGGTTGTAACTTGTACTATTATTTAAACATTATTCAGTTTTTGCACTTCTTTAATACAGAACTGCATGATACCCACATTTTGGATCAATAATCTCCAGTTACTAACACAACTTACATTATTTGATATAACAGCTTCTAGTACAACCAACTAAAATGAAATACAATAAGAGATACAATTGTACTTAATTTTTGGTCTCTATCTCCACAAGAATTCATGAACAGAACCTTGCCAAGAAAGCACAAACATCAGCATCACCAAAACCCCAGCAAGCCCCCAGGACGAGCTCCCAATTCTCAGAACCCACGAAGGATCAGAAGAAGGAATAGAAGAATCTCCTCGAGTCGACGACAACGAAGTAGCTGACGAACtcgatgatgatgaagaagtgGTTTTGATGGCAATGATAAGTCCGGCAAGAATCATGGGAAGAACAAACCCAGAGCTCCATTTTGCTTCGTGGTATCTTGCATCACTGCTTTTTCTAGGGTTTGTATAGATAGGTGAAAGAACAATTGCAGATACTAGAGCAAGCACCATGGCCACTGATCTTTGAGAAGATGAGTTTTGGCTTGTGTATGGATAGCTTGTagtagcagcagcagcagcagccatTGGTGGGCTCAatgaaattagggtttcaggactggtttttctttttcttgaagaaaaaggaaaaaccaacttgatgaatttaattaatatCAGATGAAGTGGGAGAACTGTATATTTATAGAGCAAAGAAGGTGGAAACGGTGACGGAATGTCGGTGGAAAGCTTGGGATTGGATGACAAAAAGTGATAGACAGCCGTCCAAAAAGTGGGAAAAGCAGAAAGATGGGGGACTAAATTATGCAGATGATTGCGGGATGGGGGTAAAAGTGATTGTAAAGGTTAAGAAGGATTGGAAGCATTTGGAAGTAAGGTATTTGTGATGTGTTCGTTTGTGTGTGTTCATACTTGACAAGAAGCAAATGCTAGCtgttttcattatttcgggAAACATCTAGATCTCTCTCAAAGAGGCAAAGGTAAAGCATCGATGAGCAAagtaaaatacaatataatcaGCTGAGTTGCCCCCATCTGCAAGAAATCTTTTGTTGCACAGTTGGGCTGTTTTGAAATACGAGAGAAACTTTCTTGTTCTGGTGGCACTgtcttcttatttttttcatatgtttAGTAAGTAATGTATAGAGAAATAAAGGAAAAAGGGCACAATTTGTACGCTTTATGGTTTAAACCTTAATAACAAAACAGTTCTAACGTATATTGGGTTTTTTGATACAAACATATTCTAGGTACGAAATGGAATTAGAACTTCAATTTGGAATCATCAGAAAACGTTACTTATAGTTATTAGTTTGTTGATTTGAAGCTAATTATAGATAATGATATGTGATTATCTCGATGATACTCCACCACTTAGAACCCTTCTAATCCAATGATCGCCAAAGAAAATTGAACAACTGTTGGATTGGATCCAAAGGCCCGAAGTGACTGAGTGTTAATTTAACCCTAAATCATTGTTATCTACATGCCACTTGGCATCTCAATTTATTGCCACTTGTACACTGGATTTTCAATTATATTCCCTTCCACTCCCTAGATGAGAAATGTTAAAAAGACTCTTTTAAAGTGAGACTCTTTATGAACTCTCTGTCTTCTCATGTTTTTGGCATAATATTTTACAATGTTGGcacaaaaattatgttaaaaacataaaacataaagtaACAAAATATCTATAGAGAATTCCATTTTTCGGAAAATCTCCATAGCATTTTCTTTTCCGAGATTCATAAATTTTGGAGGTCAGTGCCCATCTGGAAGACAAAGTGATGCTTTCCCATGCCCTGATCCTGTAGATTCCTGCTGGACCTTATCGCTTGTGGTATTTCTTTAATCTAATGGTCCAAATCTTTTGGTCCCGGATGCCATACCATTATGCATACATGCTTTTAAATTAGTGTAAAGAATGACCAACTTTTGCTTAATTTAGGAAAAAGTAGTTAGATCAGTAGCATTGGTAGCTTTAGATAGTGCTACTCACGTATTTATTTTTGCTTcccattcatttttatttatttttttgttatttaccTTCTTTAATTTTAGATCTGATAGCATTACCAGTATCTTTATTAACAATGGTTGCCATTTGTCTTTGACATAAATACACACTTcttcaaaattaaaaagaagcctctatattatgtttttattgtttgtaagaaagagagaagaaaatttCAACAAGGAAATGCTATTTTTACTCTCGTTAACCCATCAACACTTTTGTAGGAACATACTTACATATGTTCATGTCATAGCATGAAAGTGATACGAAACATATGAGAGTGACACGATACAGCGTTATTTCCGTTCTCTAGTTTAATACGATTACTGTTACAAACCAGTCTCcgttttgtttttccttttgttattTTGAGTTGGCACGATTGGTTTTCATCGTCTAGAAGAACATGCAAGTGGGTCAATCAATTGTCCTCATCACCTCACAAATGTGAGATGCCCCCAACTCTCTTTTACATCTTATATAGAAACTGCGTGAAGCATCACAAACCATGCCAATTTAAGTAATCCAACAAGGAGGAGATCAACCACTCAATATTtctcaattcaaattcaaacccTAGGTCATGGCTTACCCAAAATTTTCCAATGTCCTCTCCTTCTACCTTGCAACAATCATAGCCATTTCCCAATTCTTGATTTCAATTTTACCTTTGCTGAATCCAATCACGCTCCTAATCACAGTTGCAGATTTACTTATATCAGTATATTTCAGGTCGTGTGGTCTTTGTCCCTGCACAGTTGAATTAGATGATCAAACCACGATGCACTTTTGGGTTGCAAATCCTAGGAGGTCCCAGAAGCCTGCCCTAGTAATGCTTCATGGGTATGGTGGCAATTCAAAGTGGCAGTTCATCCATCAGGTGGGCTCTCTCTCTCAAAGGTTCAATCTGTATGTGCCTGACCTACTGTTCTTTGGCGACTCCTATACAACTAGGCTTGAAAGGACTGAGATCTTCCAAGCAAAATGTGTGGCAGAAGGGTTGAAGAGATTAGGGTTGGACAGATTTTCTGTGTACTCCATAAGTTACGGAGGGTTCGTGGCGTATTGGATGGCGGAGATGTACCCGGAGTTGGTGGAGAAGACTGTGGTTGTGAGTTGTGGGATTGGAATGACGGAGGAGCAGAAGAGAGAGCAGCTCAATAAGGTTGGAAGCAATGCATTGAATCTCCTTGTGCCTCAAAGTGCTCATGATCTACGGCTCCTGGTGAATCTATCAGTGCATAAACCTGGCCCTTCTAAGTGGGTCCCTGACATTTTCCTTCGTGGGTTCATCAATGTGAGTTTCATTGGATTTGCAATGTTCTACTCAGATATCTAACATGTTATATTATCAGTCTATCGATAAGGGATTGATTGAAGACTAAGATATATAGTCTGACAATCACAGTGTCTAGGCACTTTGTTGTAGTGTCTGGCAAAAGAACATTTGTGCGTCAAGTTAATTCTAATAGGATTGGATTTGTATGTTGTGATATGTAGGTGACCTATAAACAACACAGGAAGGAGAAATTAGAGTTGGCAGAGCACTTGCTGAGGAAAAAAGAAGATCCAGACCTTCCTATTCTAACTCAGGTATAAACCAACTTGGCCATAATTCAACACTTAGAAAACTTTCTCTTCAGAAATTTTGAAGGGAGTTCTTATTTGGGTGAAGGAAACACTGATAATTTGGGGTGACAAGGATGAAGTCTTCCCTGTGTACTTGGCCTATCAGCTGCAAAGGTgacttaattttaatttatttcttcatgattaaattaattaatcagGATTTTAATGTTCACTTTTGAATATGTACAGGCAGTTGGGACCAAAATCAAAGGTGGAAATAATCAAGGACACAGGTCATGCAGTAAATATGGATTCACCCACTTCCCTGAATTCTCTTATAACTTCATTTGTTTTAGGTTAATTTTCGATCTTAGTCTTTTAGTATGAAAGATTTGTTGCAATTGCAGGCATGTCTTGACGAAGTTCTGTTTGTCAACGAATCTTAactaaaaaatggaaaatatcGTAGTGGATCAAAGCATGTAAAGGCCTTTAATATTGGATACTTCAATTTTTTAGATCTAAACCCTGTTTGAGATTTTCAAAGGTCTAATTTTCAGAACAATTTCCTTACAAAATGCAATGCAAGGTCACATGTCTTGGACTGTTGTGGGAGAAAAGACGAGAGAGTTATAAAATGGAGAGATATGTTATGTCGTTGTCCACTAGTAACGATTTAAATCGTAATGTGTAAATTTGAGATAGATTAGTTAGTAAATCAAAAGCTGTGTCTGTCTCTTTATATTTGAATTCAAATTTTCTTCTTTAAATTAGAATAGTTTAATTGAAATATTAGGTAAGAAACCAAATAATATGAGTCCGAATCCTCGTCGGATCTTCTTTGTGTGCATTCCGAGAATTCATGAATTGtattcgtttatcgtacattgtgcggtcagaaattattttaaatattttaatttaaaaataaacataaataatacttgacaaaaactaactgcacgatatatgatgaatatACACGATTTATGGATTTTCAGAATCCTCGCCAAaagaatccgaagaggatcctgttggtatTATTGGAAACCTTTAGCCTTAGATGACATGTGAGATGTCCTTGTTACATGTCACATGTCAAAGTAAAAAAggtcttccaaaaaaaaaaaaagacaaagtaAAAAAGGTAAAGTAGATGGGTAGGACTGGAAAAAACataccaaaaatcccaaaccgaactGAAAATTTCCCGAAACCAAAtcgaaaaaaaataccaaactgaaaatcccaaaaatttcggtacgggaatCGGTCTCAAGTTTTTGAGATTCCAGTAATCCATAACcgaatcaaaaaaaaaaaaaaaaatttaaatatatatttgaaattgtAATAGCAGACGGATTCGGTTAAGATTAAATCTCAATCGTTGAATATTATCAAACCTACATAGAAGTCTGAACAGAAGAACAtaactcactcactcactcactcacacaGTCACGACTCATAATCTCACACTCACTTTCTCTCACCTCAGACTCAAACCTCGCTCACCgtcaccaccatcctcgtcgATTTCTCTCTCCATTTTCGAATCCGGCCACACAAGTGACTCACCTGAGTAATCTTTTTAGTTTGCGTGTTCCAAAGGCCACTTCTCCATCTAGGGTTTTGACTGCGCTTTAATTCCAGCATCTGAAGAGTAAGGAGGGATTCGGAATTCCACTTAGCTGCTTA is a genomic window of Malus domestica chromosome 09, GDT2T_hap1 containing:
- the LOC103424156 gene encoding transcription initiation factor TFIID subunit 9; protein product: MAGEDEDLPRDAKIVKTLLKSMGVEEYEPRVIHQFLELWYRYVVDVLSDAQVYSEHAGKAAIDCDDVKLAIQSKVNFSFSQPPPREVLLELARNRNKIPLPKSIAGPGVALPPEQDTLISPNYQLAIPKKQPTQAVEEMEEDEEPSEPKPPQEPKPSDVPQNTPQRVSFPLTKRTK
- the LOC103424157 gene encoding uncharacterized protein isoform X1, which codes for MAYPKFSNVLSFYLATIIAISQFLISILPLLNPITLLITVADLLISVYFRSCGLCPCTVELDDQTTMHFWVANPRRSQKPALVMLHGYGGNSKWQFIHQVGSLSQRFNLYVPDLLFFGDSYTTRLERTEIFQAKCVAEGLKRLGLDRFSVYSISYGGFVAYWMAEMYPELVEKTVVVSCGIGMTEEQKREQLNKVGSNALNLLVPQSAHDLRLLVNLSVHKPGPSKWVPDIFLRGFINVTYKQHRKEKLELAEHLLRKKEDPDLPILTQETLIIWGDKDEVFPVYLAYQLQRQLGPKSKVEIIKDTGHAVNMDSPTSLNSLITSFVLG
- the LOC103424157 gene encoding uncharacterized protein isoform X2, whose product is MAYPKFSNVLSFYLATIIAISQFLISILPLLNPITLLITVADLLISVYFRSCGLCPCTVELDDQTTMHFWVANPRRSQKPALVMLHGYGGNSKWQFIHQVGSLSQRFNLYVPDLLFFGDSYTTRLERTEIFQAKCVAEGLKRLGLDRFSVYSISYGGFVAYWMAEMYPELVEKTVVVSCGIGMTEEQKREQLNKVGSNALNLLVPQSAHDLRLLVNLSVHKPGPSKWVPDIFLRGFINVTYKQHRKEKLELAEHLLRKKEDPDLPILTQAVGTKIKGGNNQGHRSCSKYGFTHFPEFSYNFICFRLIFDLSLLV
- the LOC108172109 gene encoding uncharacterized protein, with amino-acid sequence MAAAAAATTSYPYTSQNSSSQRSVAMVLALVSAIVLSPIYTNPRKSSDARYHEAKWSSGFVLPMILAGLIIAIKTTSSSSSSSSATSLSSTRGDSSIPSSDPSWVLRIGSSSWGLAGVLVMLMFVLSWQGSVHEFLWR